The Polymorphobacter megasporae genome window below encodes:
- a CDS encoding TatD family hydrolase, whose amino-acid sequence MFVDSHCHLNYKGLREDQDGVIERARAAGVGTMLGISTRAGEWNEVVALADAHPDIWATIGIHPHEADAHPEVDAARLIEAAAHPKVIGIGETGLDYFYDQSDRDQQRTSFRSHIAASRATGLPLIVHTRDAEDDTAAILAEEMAAGFFLGVIHCFTASAAFAEQALALGFYISLSGILTFKNARDLQAVAATLPEDRILIETDSPFLAPVPMRGKVCEPAYVAHTATVLAGLRGVDVAKLATQTSDNFFRLFSKATRPA is encoded by the coding sequence ATGTTCGTCGATTCGCACTGCCACCTTAATTACAAAGGCTTGCGCGAGGATCAGGACGGGGTGATCGAACGCGCGCGGGCGGCCGGTGTCGGGACGATGCTCGGCATTTCGACGCGGGCAGGGGAGTGGAACGAGGTCGTCGCGCTCGCCGACGCGCACCCCGACATCTGGGCGACGATCGGCATCCACCCGCACGAGGCCGACGCGCACCCTGAGGTCGATGCGGCCCGACTGATCGAGGCCGCGGCGCACCCGAAAGTCATCGGCATCGGCGAAACGGGGCTCGATTATTTCTACGACCAAAGCGACCGCGACCAGCAGCGGACGAGTTTTCGGTCGCACATCGCCGCATCGCGGGCGACCGGTTTGCCGCTGATCGTCCATACCCGTGACGCCGAGGATGACACCGCCGCGATCCTGGCGGAGGAAATGGCGGCTGGGTTTTTCCTTGGTGTCATCCATTGCTTTACGGCAAGCGCGGCCTTTGCCGAACAGGCGCTTGCACTCGGTTTCTACATCTCGCTGTCAGGAATCCTGACATTCAAAAATGCTCGCGACCTGCAGGCGGTTGCAGCTACGTTGCCCGAAGATCGTATCCTCATCGAGACCGACTCGCCGTTTCTCGCGCCGGTGCCGATGCGCGGCAAGGTCTGCGAACCGGCGTATGTCGCTCACACCGCGACTGTCCTCGCCGGGCTCCGCGGCGTCGATGTCGCCAAACTCGCCACGCAAACCAGCGACAATTTCTTCCGCCTGTTCTCGAAGGCAACGCGCCCGGCATGA
- a CDS encoding MBL fold metallo-hydrolase — MKVTILGSGTSSGVPRIGNDWGYCDPAEPKNRRRRVSLLVEHDGATIVIDTGPDFREQMLAANVQRLDAVLYTHDHADHTHGIDDLRQFFHLMKEPVACYASPVTWDVLIPRFSYVFAGTAFYPASATANPMPPILTVGGINIRSFNQNHGNIDSLGFRIETAGKAIAYSTDVKVLPPESEAFVQGLDLWVVDALRQKPHPTHSHLDQTLGWIAKAKPRHTILTHMDNSMDYAALARSLPDGIEPGFDGQTITI; from the coding sequence ATGAAAGTCACGATCCTCGGCTCGGGGACCTCGAGCGGCGTTCCGCGGATCGGCAACGACTGGGGCTACTGCGATCCGGCCGAGCCGAAAAATCGGCGGCGGCGGGTGTCGCTGCTCGTCGAGCATGACGGCGCAACGATCGTTATCGACACGGGACCCGACTTCCGCGAGCAGATGCTGGCGGCGAACGTCCAGCGGCTCGACGCGGTCCTCTACACTCACGACCACGCCGACCACACCCACGGCATCGACGACTTGCGGCAGTTCTTTCATCTGATGAAAGAACCAGTCGCGTGTTATGCCAGCCCGGTGACATGGGACGTCTTGATCCCACGCTTCAGCTACGTTTTTGCCGGGACGGCGTTTTATCCGGCGAGCGCGACCGCCAATCCCATGCCGCCGATACTCACCGTTGGCGGCATAAATATCCGGTCGTTCAATCAAAACCACGGGAATATCGACAGCCTCGGATTTCGCATCGAGACTGCCGGCAAGGCGATCGCGTACTCGACCGATGTTAAAGTGCTGCCGCCGGAATCTGAAGCGTTCGTCCAAGGCCTTGATCTATGGGTCGTCGACGCGCTCCGCCAGAAGCCGCATCCCACACACAGCCACCTCGACCAGACGCTTGGCTGGATCGCCAAGGCCAAACCACGGCACACGATCCTGACGCACATGGATAATTCGATGGACTATGCGGCCTTGGCTCGATCGCTACCGGATGGAATTGAGCCGGGTTTTGACGGACAGACGATCACCATCTGA